One Microscilla marina ATCC 23134 DNA window includes the following coding sequences:
- a CDS encoding response regulator, with translation MTNSQVTYNAVMLIDDNEIDNLINQKIIESSSITDNIYTHTGGKSAIEFLRNAEKIASKMGNNSFLPDVIFLDIDMPLMDGFQFLDEFERLPDRIKQHCKIVMLTSSINSKDIKRSKRYEYVKAYVNKPLTKDNLNAMKL, from the coding sequence ATGACAAACTCACAAGTTACATATAATGCGGTAATGTTAATAGATGATAATGAGATCGATAATCTTATTAATCAGAAAATTATCGAATCTTCCAGTATTACTGACAACATTTATACTCATACTGGTGGAAAAAGTGCCATAGAGTTTTTAAGAAATGCAGAAAAAATAGCCTCTAAAATGGGCAATAACAGCTTTTTGCCTGATGTTATCTTCTTGGATATAGATATGCCATTAATGGATGGTTTTCAATTTTTGGACGAGTTTGAACGTTTGCCCGATCGTATCAAACAACATTGTAAAATTGTAATGCTTACCTCTTCTATCAACTCAAAAGACATCAAACGTTCTAAAAGATACGAGTACGTAAAGGCGTATGTAAACAAGCCGTTGACCAAAGACAACCTAAATGCAATGAAACTGTAA
- the amaB gene encoding L-piperidine-6-carboxylate dehydrogenase has protein sequence MEATTKTTEEIQQILSTLGIKDMNPSYGTGQEYGSVQGGTQKAIHSPIDGQYLATVQYATREEYDKVIGAAQKAFVEWRQVPAPKRGEIVRQIGNKLREYKEPLGKLVTLEMGKIYQEGLGEVQEMIDICDFAVGQSRQLYGKTIVSERPEHQMLEKYQPLGIIGIISAFNFPVAVWSWNAMLAAICGDVCVWKPSEKTPLCAIACQHIAAQVLKENNLPEGIFSFINGDAELGKWMAEDKRVPLVSATGSTRMGKSVAQTVAGRLGKSLLELGGNNAIIMTANANIEMAMRATLFGAVGTCGQRCTTTRRLIIHDSIYDNVKDRLVKAYGGLSIGNPLKADTLVGPLIDQEAVQGFTNALESVQKEGGKLLTGGDVLSLNGLEGGNYVQPAIVEAENSYQMVQEETFAPILYLIKYSGDVMNAIDIQNDVKQGLSSAIFSDNVQETETFLSFRGSDCGIANVNIGTSGAEIGGAFGGEKETGGGRESGSDSWKVYMRRQTNTINYSQELPLAQGIKFDVD, from the coding sequence ATGGAAGCTACAACAAAAACCACTGAAGAAATTCAACAAATATTAAGTACACTTGGAATCAAGGACATGAACCCTTCTTATGGAACGGGACAAGAATATGGTTCGGTACAAGGTGGTACTCAAAAAGCTATTCACTCGCCTATAGATGGGCAATACTTGGCAACAGTGCAATATGCTACTCGTGAAGAGTATGACAAGGTAATTGGTGCCGCTCAAAAAGCTTTTGTAGAATGGCGACAAGTGCCTGCCCCAAAACGTGGTGAAATTGTTCGTCAGATTGGAAATAAATTAAGAGAATATAAAGAGCCTTTAGGCAAATTAGTTACCCTCGAAATGGGTAAAATTTACCAAGAAGGTTTGGGCGAAGTACAAGAAATGATTGACATCTGCGATTTTGCCGTAGGTCAGTCTCGTCAACTGTACGGAAAAACCATTGTTTCTGAGCGCCCTGAGCACCAAATGCTTGAAAAATACCAACCCTTAGGTATCATTGGAATCATATCGGCTTTTAACTTCCCGGTAGCAGTATGGTCTTGGAACGCAATGTTGGCGGCTATTTGTGGCGATGTTTGTGTGTGGAAGCCTTCTGAAAAAACGCCTTTGTGTGCCATTGCTTGTCAACACATTGCTGCACAGGTATTGAAAGAAAACAACTTGCCTGAAGGTATTTTTAGTTTTATCAATGGAGACGCTGAGCTAGGCAAGTGGATGGCAGAAGATAAGCGTGTTCCTTTGGTATCGGCTACTGGTTCTACTCGCATGGGTAAAAGCGTAGCACAAACGGTGGCTGGTCGTTTGGGTAAAAGTTTGCTGGAGTTAGGCGGAAACAATGCCATCATTATGACCGCAAACGCCAATATCGAAATGGCTATGAGAGCTACCTTGTTTGGCGCAGTAGGTACTTGTGGACAACGTTGTACCACTACCCGTCGTTTGATCATTCATGACTCTATTTATGACAATGTAAAAGACCGTTTGGTGAAAGCTTATGGAGGGTTATCTATTGGTAATCCATTGAAGGCTGACACATTGGTTGGACCATTGATTGATCAAGAGGCTGTACAAGGTTTTACCAATGCATTGGAAAGTGTACAAAAAGAAGGTGGTAAACTGCTTACTGGTGGCGACGTGTTAAGCTTGAATGGCTTAGAGGGTGGCAACTATGTACAACCTGCCATTGTAGAAGCTGAAAACAGCTACCAGATGGTACAGGAAGAAACCTTTGCCCCTATCTTGTATTTGATCAAATACAGTGGTGATGTAATGAACGCCATTGATATTCAGAATGATGTAAAACAAGGGTTATCTTCGGCTATCTTCTCTGACAATGTACAGGAAACCGAGACATTCCTTTCTTTCCGTGGCTCTGATTGTGGTATTGCCAACGTAAATATAGGTACTTCAGGTGCTGAAATCGGCGGAGCTTTTGGCGGAGAAAAAGAAACCGGGGGTGGACGTGAGTCTGGTTCTGATTCTTGGAAAGTATACATGCGTCGTCAGACCAATACTATTAATTATAGTCAGGAACTACCTTTGGCACAAGGAATTAAGTTTGATGTTGACTGA
- a CDS encoding Do family serine endopeptidase, with translation MNKKSYLISLLLASILGGFVAVKLNQYLQPKQTIRSIQDRQNIQLANFLKDSTIKVPKGLNFVIAANAVKSAVVHIKTTYAGKGKYSSSSSDPLEDMFRQFHGEDNYRRRQRRPRQSSGSGVIITDNGYVATNYHVIENAGQIDVVLNDKRSYKAKLVGKDPTTDLALLKIQEKNLPFVKYGNSDKTHIGEWVLAVGNPFDLTSTVTAGIVSAKGRNINILSGQYAIESFIQTDAAVNPGNSGGALVNLKGELVGINTAIATRTGSYSGYSFAIPVNIVKKVLDDLMKYGQTQRALLGVSIQNVDANFASNKDLSVVSGVYIATLTKSGAARSAGLKIGDVIIKIDDQQVRNMADLQSLIATRRPGDQVKVTYARGERVLSTMATLRNRQGNFKIMRTPRKIATEKILGAVFEGISLSEKTKLKIDHGVKVIDAGKGKLKESGIRKGFIITYFGEESVNSPKDIERLIKKRKRVIAIEGMYPNGEKAYYAIGW, from the coding sequence ATGAACAAAAAAAGTTATTTAATAAGCCTGTTGTTGGCATCAATACTAGGGGGCTTTGTAGCTGTAAAACTCAACCAATACTTACAACCCAAGCAAACCATTCGTTCAATTCAGGATCGTCAGAATATCCAACTGGCTAATTTTCTTAAAGACTCTACCATTAAAGTACCCAAAGGTTTGAATTTTGTAATTGCGGCCAACGCTGTAAAGTCTGCCGTAGTGCATATTAAAACTACCTATGCTGGCAAGGGTAAATACTCCTCTTCTTCTTCAGACCCTTTAGAAGATATGTTCAGGCAGTTCCACGGAGAAGACAATTATCGCCGTCGTCAACGTCGCCCCCGTCAGTCTTCTGGCTCTGGTGTCATTATTACTGACAATGGCTATGTTGCCACTAATTATCATGTAATAGAAAATGCTGGGCAAATAGATGTAGTTTTAAATGATAAGCGAAGCTATAAAGCCAAACTTGTTGGCAAAGACCCCACCACCGACCTCGCCTTGCTTAAGATACAAGAAAAGAATTTGCCTTTTGTAAAGTATGGCAACTCTGATAAAACCCATATTGGTGAATGGGTATTGGCAGTAGGTAACCCTTTTGACTTGACCTCTACTGTAACTGCGGGTATTGTAAGTGCCAAAGGCAGAAACATCAACATACTAAGTGGACAGTATGCCATAGAGTCGTTTATTCAAACCGATGCAGCTGTAAACCCTGGAAACAGCGGTGGTGCGCTGGTAAACCTCAAGGGTGAGTTGGTAGGCATTAATACTGCCATTGCGACTCGCACAGGCTCTTATTCAGGCTATTCATTCGCTATACCGGTAAATATTGTGAAAAAGGTGCTGGATGACCTCATGAAGTATGGACAAACCCAACGGGCGTTATTGGGGGTTTCTATCCAAAATGTAGATGCTAACTTTGCCAGCAATAAAGATTTGAGTGTAGTAAGTGGGGTGTACATTGCCACCTTGACTAAGTCAGGTGCTGCGCGCAGCGCCGGGCTAAAAATAGGAGATGTCATTATTAAAATAGATGACCAGCAAGTACGCAATATGGCTGACCTTCAGTCGCTGATTGCTACTCGACGTCCTGGCGATCAGGTAAAGGTGACTTATGCACGTGGCGAGCGGGTATTAAGCACAATGGCTACACTACGTAACCGCCAGGGAAACTTTAAAATTATGCGTACTCCACGCAAAATAGCTACTGAAAAAATACTGGGTGCGGTGTTTGAAGGAATAAGTCTCAGTGAAAAAACCAAACTCAAGATTGATCATGGAGTAAAGGTAATTGATGCTGGTAAGGGGAAACTGAAAGAGTCAGGCATTCGTAAAGGATTCATTATCACTTACTTTGGTGAAGAGTCAGTCAATTCTCCCAAAGATATTGAGCGTTTGATTAAAAAACGTAAAAGGGTAATAGCGATAGAAGGAATGTACCCCAATGGCGAAAAAGCTTACTATGCTATAGGCTGGTAA
- a CDS encoding cob(I)yrinic acid a,c-diamide adenosyltransferase produces the protein MKIYTKKGDAGKTGLYGGKRVFKDDIRVECYGTLDEVNSTIGLLRAKLDISHEWQTNLRKIQKDMMDMMSHLARPSDVKKVNTNPMPTDGADFCEQWIDQLENNLRTASDYFLLPGGNEVSALCHVVRTQMRRGERHLVSLMKEDEVHEAIPAYINRLSDLFFTLARAEMDKNMVEEEKWQLFVYKRIKKEESPLSEEEKAAKKKTVRPKMK, from the coding sequence ATGAAAATATATACTAAGAAAGGAGATGCCGGAAAAACGGGTTTATACGGTGGCAAGCGAGTATTCAAAGATGATATTCGAGTAGAATGTTATGGTACACTTGATGAAGTAAACTCTACCATTGGTTTGTTAAGGGCTAAATTAGATATTAGCCATGAGTGGCAAACCAACTTGCGAAAAATTCAGAAAGATATGATGGATATGATGTCGCATTTGGCGCGTCCCTCTGATGTTAAAAAAGTAAATACAAACCCCATGCCTACCGATGGGGCAGATTTTTGTGAGCAATGGATTGATCAGTTAGAAAATAATTTAAGGACTGCCTCTGATTATTTTTTGTTGCCAGGAGGCAATGAAGTGTCTGCTTTGTGCCATGTGGTACGCACGCAGATGCGTCGTGGTGAGCGACACCTAGTAAGCCTTATGAAAGAAGATGAAGTACACGAAGCCATTCCTGCTTATATCAATCGTTTATCTGACCTGTTTTTTACATTGGCTCGCGCCGAAATGGATAAAAACATGGTGGAAGAGGAAAAGTGGCAATTATTTGTTTACAAAAGAATTAAAAAAGAAGAGTCGCCTTTGAGTGAAGAAGAAAAGGCTGCCAAGAAAAAAACGGTACGTCCTAAAATGAAGTAA
- the nadE gene encoding NAD(+) synthase, which produces MTRLKIGGAALNQTPLDWENNLKNIQNAIEQAKDASVDVLCLPELCITGYGCEDMFLSDWVADKALGQLNEIAQWCTNIVVAVGLPVKFDNDLYDCVCLMHNQEILGFSAKQNLANDGVHYEPRWFKAWKAGRLEMLKVGTKKYPFGDIIYIAKNIKIGLEICEDAWSGQKRPAHQLNKRKVNLILNPSASHFAFAKAKNREKLMLEANAPAYLYCNLLGNEAGKMIYDGQVFVTQGNQVIGRNQLFSFKNVDLLTTQVDFKNPENSDATLEAAQFNKNQEFVQVLSLALFDYMRKSRSKGYILSLSGGADSSTCAVMVAEMVKRGVAELGWEAFLEKSGVAFDEEQMKDALREEDPPLRHIVKHLLTCVYQSSDNSSYQTLNSAKLLAQDLGATFHHWSIKEDVTSYSKKIEYIINQSLSWHKHDIALQNIQARARSPIIWMLANIKGALLIATSNRSEGSVGYTTMDGDTSGGISPIAGVDKHFIREWLKWAETSLGQKELRHVNALQPTAELRPKDDDSTQQQTDEKDLMPYEVLQAIERLTLYERLSPKQIFEQLQSEVADIELLKEHIRKFFRLWSRNQWKRERFAPSFHLDDYSIDPRSWFRFPILSGGFQQELESL; this is translated from the coding sequence ATGACAAGGCTTAAAATTGGCGGTGCAGCACTCAATCAAACTCCGTTGGATTGGGAAAACAACCTAAAAAATATACAAAATGCTATAGAACAGGCTAAGGATGCATCAGTAGATGTATTGTGTTTGCCTGAACTGTGCATTACAGGGTATGGATGTGAAGATATGTTTTTGAGCGATTGGGTGGCAGACAAGGCACTTGGGCAACTGAATGAAATCGCCCAGTGGTGCACCAATATTGTAGTAGCAGTAGGCTTGCCAGTAAAGTTTGATAATGACTTGTACGACTGTGTATGTCTAATGCATAACCAAGAAATTCTGGGTTTCTCAGCCAAGCAAAACCTTGCCAATGATGGGGTACATTATGAACCACGCTGGTTTAAAGCCTGGAAAGCAGGCAGGCTGGAGATGCTAAAGGTAGGAACGAAAAAGTACCCTTTTGGAGATATTATTTACATTGCCAAAAATATTAAAATTGGTCTTGAAATATGTGAAGATGCCTGGAGCGGCCAAAAGCGTCCAGCGCACCAACTCAATAAACGTAAAGTAAATCTGATACTCAACCCCAGTGCCAGTCATTTTGCTTTTGCCAAAGCCAAAAATCGTGAAAAGCTGATGTTGGAAGCCAATGCTCCTGCGTATTTGTATTGCAACTTGTTAGGTAATGAAGCTGGTAAGATGATCTACGATGGGCAAGTATTTGTTACTCAGGGCAATCAGGTAATTGGGCGTAATCAGTTGTTTTCTTTTAAAAACGTTGACCTATTAACCACCCAGGTAGATTTTAAAAACCCTGAGAACTCTGATGCTACCCTGGAAGCTGCTCAGTTTAACAAAAATCAGGAGTTTGTACAGGTACTTTCACTTGCTTTGTTTGACTATATGCGCAAAAGCCGCAGCAAAGGTTATATTCTCTCATTATCAGGTGGAGCCGATTCATCTACTTGCGCTGTAATGGTTGCCGAAATGGTAAAGCGAGGAGTAGCAGAATTGGGCTGGGAGGCATTTCTTGAAAAATCAGGAGTTGCCTTTGACGAAGAACAAATGAAAGATGCTTTGCGTGAAGAAGACCCACCTCTTAGGCACATCGTCAAACACTTGCTTACATGTGTATATCAATCTTCTGACAATTCGAGCTATCAAACCCTCAACTCTGCCAAATTGCTTGCTCAAGATTTGGGTGCTACCTTTCATCACTGGAGCATCAAAGAGGATGTGACCAGTTACTCTAAAAAAATAGAATATATTATTAACCAATCGCTGAGCTGGCATAAACACGATATTGCTTTACAAAATATTCAGGCAAGAGCTCGTTCTCCTATTATTTGGATGCTTGCTAACATCAAAGGAGCTTTGTTGATTGCTACTTCTAATCGTAGCGAGGGCAGTGTAGGCTACACTACTATGGATGGCGATACATCGGGCGGTATATCACCTATTGCAGGAGTAGATAAACACTTTATCCGTGAATGGCTCAAATGGGCAGAAACCTCACTGGGACAAAAAGAACTAAGGCATGTCAATGCTTTGCAGCCTACTGCTGAGCTTCGCCCCAAAGACGATGACAGTACTCAACAACAAACTGATGAGAAAGACCTGATGCCTTACGAAGTATTGCAGGCTATAGAGCGCCTTACATTATATGAGCGCCTTTCACCCAAGCAAATATTTGAACAACTGCAATCAGAAGTAGCAGATATAGAACTCTTGAAAGAACATATTCGTAAGTTTTTTCGCTTATGGAGTCGTAACCAATGGAAACGAGAACGGTTTGCTCCTTCTTTTCACTTAGACGATTACAGCATAGACCCTCGTAGTTGGTTTCGCTTTCCTATTTTATCTGGTGGTTTCCAGCAAGAACTGGAAAGTTTGTAG
- a CDS encoding lipoprotein signal peptidase: protein MKKTHKLYKYFLLSFVVILLDQAVKLLVHYNMDPGLAGEIKVLGSWLKIHYVLNPGMAFGLKLGSVYGKLILTLFRLLATVGIAYYMSLLVKRKAHTGLVWCVALILAGAVGNVVDSTFYGVFLNNAPAGSPTPWFHGQVIDMIYLDIWEGHLPQWLGGQYYALWPIFNIADSAIFLGVAVILVMQRRFFKDAEDKKQDNETNKDTTTPSTGTTAN, encoded by the coding sequence ATGAAAAAGACACATAAATTATATAAATACTTTCTATTAAGTTTTGTCGTAATCTTGCTCGATCAAGCAGTAAAATTGTTGGTACATTATAATATGGATCCAGGATTGGCTGGGGAAATTAAGGTATTGGGAAGCTGGCTCAAAATTCACTATGTACTCAACCCTGGAATGGCGTTTGGCCTTAAACTAGGTTCTGTATATGGCAAGCTCATCCTTACCCTGTTTCGCTTGCTTGCTACAGTAGGCATTGCTTACTACATGTCGTTGCTTGTCAAACGCAAAGCGCATACTGGGCTTGTATGGTGTGTAGCACTTATACTTGCCGGAGCGGTGGGCAATGTGGTAGATAGTACTTTTTATGGAGTGTTTTTAAATAATGCTCCTGCCGGTTCTCCTACTCCTTGGTTTCATGGGCAAGTGATAGACATGATCTACCTTGACATTTGGGAAGGGCATTTGCCTCAATGGTTGGGAGGACAATATTATGCGCTTTGGCCTATTTTCAACATTGCCGATTCAGCTATCTTTCTGGGGGTAGCAGTTATTTTGGTCATGCAGCGTAGGTTTTTTAAAGATGCTGAAGATAAAAAGCAAGACAACGAAACCAATAAAGATACCACAACACCTTCTACAGGTACTACGGCCAATTAG
- a CDS encoding lipoprotein signal peptidase, with protein MKYYKVYVFVLGVILLDHTVKLWIHFNMGQGFLGQINLLGNWLKVQYELNSGMAFGVEWGRTYGKLALTIFRLLATIGILFYLRRLLHRHAHSGLIYCIALILGGAIGNLIDSVFYGVLLNNAPADVPFAWFHGQVIDMIYIDLLGGYLPHWIPFVGGKYVPATVFNIADAAIFIGVIVIIVRQKQFFAKKRRKKYKTIA; from the coding sequence ATGAAATATTACAAAGTGTATGTATTTGTATTAGGGGTGATTTTGCTTGATCATACAGTAAAACTATGGATACACTTTAATATGGGTCAAGGTTTTTTGGGACAAATTAATCTGCTGGGCAACTGGCTTAAGGTGCAGTATGAGCTCAACTCAGGAATGGCATTTGGAGTAGAATGGGGGCGTACTTATGGCAAATTGGCACTCACTATTTTTAGGTTATTGGCTACCATTGGCATCTTGTTTTACCTTAGAAGGCTACTCCATCGTCATGCGCATTCAGGTTTGATCTATTGCATTGCGCTCATTTTGGGCGGAGCTATAGGCAACCTTATCGACAGTGTTTTTTATGGGGTTTTGTTGAACAACGCCCCTGCTGATGTCCCTTTTGCTTGGTTTCATGGACAGGTAATAGATATGATTTACATCGATTTGCTTGGTGGGTATTTACCCCATTGGATTCCTTTTGTTGGTGGAAAATATGTCCCTGCTACAGTTTTTAATATAGCTGATGCCGCAATTTTTATCGGAGTTATTGTTATTATTGTGCGCCAAAAACAATTTTTTGCCAAAAAACGCCGAAAAAAATATAAGACAATTGCGTAA
- a CDS encoding 30S ribosomal protein S16, whose product MVRIRLARRGRKKKPLYDVVIADRKAPRDGRFIEKIGTYNPHTVPATIVLDDERALKWVLDGAQPTDTVKAMLSYRGVLIRKHLEIGVRKGAITEEQAAQKFEEWKAKKDAKITARIEKLSTEGEAAKKARLAAEAEVSAKRAEALKKKQEEAAKAAESENAEGGEAGDAEATAETNEAENTES is encoded by the coding sequence ATGGTAAGAATTAGATTAGCAAGAAGAGGGCGCAAAAAAAAGCCCTTGTACGATGTTGTCATAGCTGACAGAAAAGCACCACGTGATGGTCGATTCATCGAAAAAATTGGAACGTATAACCCACATACAGTTCCGGCTACTATTGTTTTAGACGATGAGCGCGCTTTGAAATGGGTATTGGATGGTGCACAACCAACAGATACCGTAAAAGCAATGCTTTCTTACAGAGGCGTATTGATTCGTAAACACCTAGAAATAGGGGTACGAAAAGGTGCGATCACTGAAGAGCAAGCAGCTCAAAAGTTTGAAGAATGGAAAGCTAAGAAAGATGCTAAGATTACTGCACGTATTGAAAAACTTTCTACCGAAGGCGAAGCAGCTAAAAAGGCTCGTTTGGCAGCAGAGGCAGAAGTAAGCGCAAAACGTGCTGAAGCTCTTAAGAAAAAACAAGAAGAAGCTGCGAAAGCTGCTGAAAGCGAAAATGCTGAAGGTGGTGAAGCTGGCGATGCAGAAGCTACTGCTGAAACCAACGAGGCAGAAAACACTGAATCATAA
- the rimM gene encoding ribosome maturation factor RimM (Essential for efficient processing of 16S rRNA): MNFEDCYEVGYIAKTYGVKGEIHAVFDVDNSEEYREIESIFVVKDRHMVPYFIEQVRFVQGYVRLKFEEIDDVDQAKMLVGSKLMLPIDVLPETEEEEYYFHDILGYMVVDADKGEIGKVTQLYDSTNQDLIGVTHQGKEVLIPYIKDQIIQKLDHEQKVIVVTLPGGLLDVYLEDE, from the coding sequence ATGAATTTTGAAGATTGCTACGAAGTAGGCTACATAGCCAAAACGTATGGAGTAAAAGGTGAAATCCATGCAGTGTTTGATGTGGATAACTCGGAAGAGTATCGTGAAATAGAATCAATTTTTGTGGTAAAAGATCGTCACATGGTCCCCTACTTTATCGAGCAGGTAAGGTTTGTACAAGGCTATGTACGTCTTAAGTTTGAAGAAATAGACGATGTAGACCAAGCAAAAATGCTGGTGGGGAGCAAGTTGATGTTACCTATTGATGTACTCCCCGAAACTGAAGAGGAAGAGTACTACTTCCACGATATTTTGGGGTATATGGTAGTAGATGCCGACAAGGGTGAAATAGGTAAAGTAACCCAACTCTATGATTCTACCAACCAAGATTTGATTGGGGTAACTCACCAAGGTAAAGAAGTATTAATACCTTATATCAAAGACCAGATCATTCAAAAGCTTGACCATGAACAAAAAGTTATTGTGGTAACTTTGCCAGGAGGTTTGCTGGATGTGTACTTGGAGGATGAATAA
- a CDS encoding class I SAM-dependent methyltransferase, whose product MNRLQFFFEATKNIRQAGTIAQSSRFLIRKMLLPIDFSKAKVIVELGAGNGCITKAILDKMLPDAQLLSFEVNPKFIDLLEGINDKRLHVIADSAEKIPEYLAQHNLIHTNAVVSGLPLAIFPKDLNTNIMEAIKNTLSDEGVYTQFQYSLASFGMLKKQFPSVTRDFTPLNIPPAFVYICRK is encoded by the coding sequence TTGAACCGTCTACAATTTTTTTTTGAAGCTACTAAAAATATCAGGCAAGCGGGTACCATTGCTCAAAGCTCTCGTTTTTTGATTCGTAAAATGCTATTGCCTATTGATTTTTCAAAGGCTAAAGTTATTGTAGAACTGGGTGCAGGTAATGGGTGCATTACAAAAGCTATTCTTGATAAAATGCTACCTGATGCTCAATTGCTGAGTTTTGAGGTAAACCCAAAGTTTATAGATTTGCTTGAAGGAATTAATGATAAGCGTTTACACGTAATTGCCGATTCTGCTGAGAAAATTCCTGAATATTTGGCGCAACATAACCTAATACATACCAATGCAGTTGTATCTGGATTGCCCTTGGCTATTTTTCCTAAAGATTTGAACACCAATATAATGGAAGCCATCAAAAACACTTTGAGTGACGAAGGAGTTTATACCCAGTTTCAATATTCATTGGCAAGTTTTGGTATGCTCAAAAAACAGTTTCCCTCAGTGACTCGTGATTTTACCCCTTTAAATATCCCCCCTGCATTTGTTTATATTTGTCGAAAATAA